The Firmicutes bacterium HGW-Firmicutes-1 genome includes a window with the following:
- a CDS encoding flagellar biosynthesis protein FlaG, translated as MKIEGNGFEVKTFQQPQQNRTDSVTASVEAAPVVNQRAHQVEVIKAATIEVAEISQAENEHEVIKAIERANKHIRSFDRKLEFSIHDTTKQIMVKVIDTENDTVIREIPSEKILDMVAHLWEVAGILVDEKR; from the coding sequence ATGAAAATTGAGGGTAACGGGTTTGAAGTTAAAACATTTCAACAACCTCAACAAAACAGAACGGATTCTGTAACAGCTAGTGTTGAAGCAGCGCCTGTGGTCAATCAGAGGGCACATCAAGTAGAAGTGATAAAAGCTGCAACGATTGAAGTTGCAGAAATTAGTCAGGCAGAAAATGAACACGAGGTCATTAAAGCAATTGAAAGGGCCAATAAGCATATTCGCTCATTTGATCGAAAACTAGAATTTTCTATCCATGATACAACAAAACAAATCATGGTCAAGGTAATAGATACAGAAAATGACACAGTTATTAGGGAAATTCCATCAGAAAAAATACTTGATATGGTTGCGCATCTCTGGGAAGTGGCGGGTATATTAGTAGACGAAAAGAGATAA